Proteins encoded within one genomic window of Pongo pygmaeus isolate AG05252 chromosome 4, NHGRI_mPonPyg2-v2.0_pri, whole genome shotgun sequence:
- the LOC129036284 gene encoding LOW QUALITY PROTEIN: forkhead box protein O1-like (The sequence of the model RefSeq protein was modified relative to this genomic sequence to represent the inferred CDS: inserted 6 bases in 4 codons; deleted 2 bases in 1 codon; substituted 2 bases at 2 genomic stop codons) codes for MANKNQAGFRSVVVITFASHAKGPRFETGRKQFYFSLHCFKFITPKTSLEHPTTVSTWLRRKGYQGYLYRCLSTAIIGTWHLLLTPARRTPHKAHPVDGCTMPNGIPDAEKAWGPRPKEFLLLVPGPTRRWGESTGHPRTTAFQQDPLGHRHRLGNGSTSALAEKIRKAQAWGCSSAEGATPGTATARPSFRPRPRPLELGARSARIRPGPGLRPAVQSAPRTPSSLAVHGPAGLSSGLALPLPPPGSQFLSVSRGTDLVPPNLRQLFSPSRYAPAEAPRGAEVDPDFQPLPGREFRGSHAATSSPARQRRLHEQPEPPAGQRGLPRTPGAVRGLPGPEGGGLHSALTQHPPXDPASAGPLAGQQRRSSSSHRKAWRNLSHADLSTRADESSEERLALSQICEWMVKSVPCCKDKGDSNSSAGCRNSLHHDLSLHSKLTRAQNEGTGKSARWMLDPEGGKGGRSLRTRAASMDSSNKCTRSKAEMPRKKXILQSSQGGAGDSPGPQFSRWPASPGSHSNDDFDSWSPFRPGTSSNASTITGRLSPIITKGDDLGDGDVHSVGYPPCAAKMARTPPSLSQAILKHGKGLNNLNLLFISSPTSLIVSTQSSPGTMMQQTPCYSFVPPNTSLNXRPNYKKXTXGQSNMNPLPQMPXETLKEHKSSYRAASLCNCAAGLLEELLTSGSPPHNDVMTPANPRVKSSIMEETPANPGVAPPNSQDLGQNIMIGLNSATSTCGNQASGYKMRPPSSHIHPGHAQQRYAVYSRALFHTENTKPHTSGVNHLTPVKTPLQVSLPHPMQMSALGGYSWVSCCSGYGRMGLLHQERLPSDSDGKIVEHLDCDMESIILNDLMDGDMLDFHLDNVLPSQNSSHSVKTRTHSCMSG; via the exons ATGGCAAACAAGAATCAAGCCGGTTTCCGTAGTGTAGTGGTTATCACGTTCGCCTCACACGCGAAAGGTCCCCGGTTCGAAACCGGGCGGAAACAGTTCTACTTTTCACTTCATTGCTTCAAATTTATTACACCGAAGACTAGCCTAGAACACCCCACCACTGTCTCCACCTGGTTAAGGAGAAAAGGCTATCAAGGGTATTTATACCGTTGCCTTTCCACCGCAATCATTGGCACCTGGCACTTGCTGTTGACACCAGCGCGACGAACTCCCCACAAAGCCCATCCAGTGGATGGATGCACAATGCCAAATGGAATTCCCGATGCCGAGAAAGCGTGGGGCCCAAGGCCCAAGGAGTTCCTCCTTTT GGTCCCCGGGCCAACAAGGCGTTGGGGCGAATCCACAGGGCATCCCAGAACCACCGCGTTCCAGCAGGATCCGCTGGGCCACAGGCACCGGCTGGGAAACGGCTCCACCAGCGCCCTGGCAGAGAAGATTCGCAAGGCGCAGGCCTGGGGAT GCAGCAGCGCAGAGGGCGCGACTCCGGGGACAGCCACGGCCCGTCCGTCCTTCCGTCCGCGGCCCCGTCCCCTGGAGCTTGGCGCCCGCTCTGCCCGGATCCGCCCCGGCCCGGGGCTCCGGCCCGCGGTCCAGTCCGCACCGCGGACCCCGAGCAGCCTCGCCGTGCACGGCCCCGCCGGGCTCAGTTCTGGGCTCGCGCTTCCCCTGCCCCCGCCTGGCTCCCAGTTTCTTTCTGTCTCCCGCGGAACCGACCTCGTCCCCCCGAATCTCCGCCAGCTCTTCTCCCCCTCCCGCTACGCCCC GGCCGAAGCGCCCCGCGGGGCGGAGGTGGACCCGGATTTCCAGCCGCTGCCCGGGCGGGAGTTCCGCGGGTCCCACGCGGCCACCTCCAGCCCCGCCCGTCAGCGCCGACTTCATGAGCAACCCGAGCCTCCTGCAGGACAGCGAGGACTTCCGCGGACGCCGGGGGCTGTGCGGGGACTTCCAGGGCCCGAGGGGGGCGGCCTGCACTCGGCGCTAACGCAGCACCCGC GGGACCCCGCCTCCGCCGGGCCGCTCGCGGGGCAGCAGCGCAGGAGCAGCTCGTCCCATCGCAAAGCGTGGCGCAACCTGTCCCACGCCGACCTCAGCACCAGGGCCGACGAGAGCTCGGAGGAGCGGCTCGCGCTGTCGCAGATCTGCGAGTGGATGGTCAAGAGCGTGCCCTGCTGCAAGGATAAGGGCGACAGCAACAGCTCGGCGGGTTGCAGGAATTCACTTCACCATGATCTGTCCCTACACAGCAAGTTGACTCGCGCGCAGAATGAAGGGACTGGAAAAAGTGCTCGGTGGATGCTGGATCCAGAGGGCGGCAAGGGTGGGAGATCTCTTAGGACAAGAGCTGCATCCATGGACAGCAGCAACAAATGCACTCGGAGCAAAGCCGAGATGCCACGAAAAAA CATCCTGCAATCTAGCCAGGGGGGTGCTGGGGACAGCCCCGGACCCCAGTTTTCCAGATGGCCTGCAAGCCCTGGCTCTCACAGCAATGATGACTTTGATAGCTGGAGTCCATTTCGCCCTGGAACTAGCTCGAATGCTAGTACTATTACTGGGAGACTTTCACCCATTATAACCAAAGGAGACGATCTTGGAGATGGTGACGTGCATTCCGTGGGGTACCCGCCATGTGCGGCAAAGATGGCCCGTACTCCACCCAGTCTGAGTCAAGCAATCCTGAAACATGGAAAAGGTTTGAATAATCTCAACCTTCT TTTTATCTCGTCACCAACATCATTAATTGTGTCCACCCAGTCCTCACCTGGCACCATGATGCAGCAGACGCCATGCTACTCCTTTGTGCCACCAAACACCAGTCTGAA CCGCCCAAACTACAAAAAATAGACGTAGGGCCAGTCCAACATGAACCCTTTGCCCCAGATGC ATGAAACACTCAAGGAGCACAAATCAAGTTACAGAGCTGCGAGTCTGTGTAACTGTGCAGCAGGACTCCTGGAGGAGCTGCTGACTTCTGGCTCTCCTCCCCATAATGACGTTATGACACCAGCTAATCCCAGGGTCAAATCCTCCATAATGGAGGAGACACCAGCTAATCCTGGGGTAGCCCCACCCAACAGCCAGGATCTGGGCCAGAACATCATGATAGGCCTTAATTCAGCCACATCAACCTGTGGCAACCAGGCATCTGGATACAAAATGAGGCCTCCCAGTTCCCATATCCACCCTGGGCATGCTCAGCAGAGGTATGCAGTTTACAGCCGTGCCCTGTTTCACACGGAAAACACCAAGCCCCACACCTCAGGTGTGAACCACCTGACCCCAGTGAAGACACCTTTACAAGTGTCTCTGCCCCACCCCATGCAGATGAGTGCCCTGGGGGGCTACTCCTGGGTGAGCTGCTGCAGTGGCTATGGCAGAATGGGCCTCCTCCACCAGGAGAGGCTCCCAAGTGACTCGGATGGCAAGATCGTTGAGCATTTGGACTGTGACATGGAATCCATCATTCTGAATGACCTCATGGATGGAGACATGCTGGAT TTCCACCTTGACAATGTTTTGCCCAGCCAAAACTCCTCACACAGTGTCAAGACAAGGACACATAGCTGCATGTCAGGCTGA